A portion of the Halococcus agarilyticus genome contains these proteins:
- a CDS encoding DUF4870 domain-containing protein — protein MASSTQDIEQEPAAPAAESESGLDSNVAGALSYLFGIVSGLIFFLIEKDDRFVRWHAAQSMAFNGLLIVTYIALTFLGTVVSVASFGSSSGMFLVGSLFSLILGLVWLVVAVGGFAAWVYLMVKTYQGETPRLPVAAGIADKLV, from the coding sequence ATGGCAAGCAGCACACAAGACATCGAACAAGAGCCCGCGGCACCGGCTGCGGAGAGCGAATCGGGACTGGATAGCAACGTTGCGGGGGCACTATCATACCTGTTCGGCATCGTTTCGGGACTGATCTTCTTCCTGATCGAGAAGGACGACCGATTCGTGCGGTGGCACGCCGCTCAGAGCATGGCGTTCAACGGTCTGCTCATTGTGACGTACATCGCCCTCACCTTCCTTGGGACGGTTGTATCGGTAGCGTCGTTCGGCAGCAGTTCGGGCATGTTCCTCGTCGGGAGTCTGTTCTCGCTGATCCTCGGTCTGGTCTGGCTCGTTGTTGCCGTCGGCGGGTTCGCCGCGTGGGTCTACCTGATGGTCAAGACCTACCAAGGCGAGACACCCCGCCTTCCGGTGGCAGCGGGCATCGCTGATAAGTTGGTCTGA